A window from Chitinophaga filiformis encodes these proteins:
- the dnaG gene encoding DNA primase: MISQNTIQQILSRIDIVEIVGNFVKLKKRGANYLGLCPFHNEKSPSFTVTPSKEIFKCFGCGQSGNAIKFLMEHEKYSYVEALRWLAQKYDVPIEETEVSPEARQQQLMADSLYIINSFAREYFSNTLFNTEEGQNVGLSYFEERGFTQETIRKFQLGYSLNSWDAFTKTALSKGYNLEYLQKTGLVTVRNEQPGDNYRGRVIFPIHNQSGKVLGFGARILVKNDRAPKYINSPENEIYVKNRVLYGTYFARHAIDKLNECLLVEGYTDVISLHQAGIENVVASSGTSLTQHQLRLIKKYTNNLTILFDGDNAGIKAALRGLDMAIEEGLNVKLVLIPDKEDPDSYVQKIGADAFREFIASNKQDFVLFKLQISMQDAGNDSNRKSQLVNEIAETISKIDKTEDFTRQQDYIRQCSQVLKIDEQGLINLVNKFIRERFQKKEQQHARDNGPSAPPMDDELSPEAIAAMEAMENGGEPAVNFFNPDEKQERELVKILLRFGDKPFSEEDKSSVADYIFHLPYDFESLADNELVKRILREYKEMYDQDNLPDKKWFLYHNDQDIAGMVVGIMEDKEAELSAAWKEKFEIDTVYGDNAYLRDTISTTNYLILRKIRKMIVENQQEMERSTVFEEQIKCIEMHKHLKQLEAELTQGIGTVIFR; this comes from the coding sequence TTGATTTCACAGAATACCATACAACAGATACTTAGCCGGATTGACATTGTGGAGATAGTGGGCAATTTCGTGAAACTTAAAAAACGGGGTGCCAACTATTTAGGGCTATGTCCTTTCCACAACGAGAAGTCGCCCTCCTTCACGGTTACGCCAAGTAAGGAAATATTCAAATGCTTCGGTTGCGGCCAGAGTGGCAATGCCATCAAGTTCCTGATGGAACACGAGAAGTATTCCTATGTGGAAGCCTTACGCTGGCTGGCGCAGAAATATGACGTGCCTATTGAGGAAACCGAGGTAAGCCCGGAAGCCAGGCAGCAGCAGCTGATGGCAGACAGCCTTTACATCATCAATAGCTTCGCCCGCGAATACTTTTCCAATACACTCTTCAACACTGAAGAAGGACAGAATGTAGGTCTCAGTTATTTTGAAGAACGTGGTTTTACCCAGGAAACCATCCGTAAGTTCCAGCTGGGCTATAGCCTCAACTCCTGGGATGCTTTTACCAAAACAGCCCTGTCAAAAGGCTATAACCTGGAATACCTGCAGAAAACGGGACTGGTCACCGTCAGGAACGAGCAGCCGGGCGATAACTACCGGGGCCGTGTGATCTTCCCCATTCATAACCAGAGCGGGAAGGTATTGGGCTTTGGTGCGCGTATCCTTGTCAAGAACGACCGCGCCCCCAAATACATTAACTCACCGGAAAACGAGATCTATGTAAAGAACAGGGTGCTTTATGGTACCTACTTTGCCCGGCATGCGATCGATAAACTGAACGAATGCCTGCTCGTGGAAGGATATACCGACGTGATCTCCCTCCACCAGGCGGGCATTGAGAACGTGGTGGCATCCAGTGGTACCTCCCTTACGCAACACCAGCTGCGGCTCATCAAAAAATATACGAACAACCTCACCATCCTCTTCGACGGGGACAACGCCGGTATCAAGGCGGCCCTGCGAGGCCTGGATATGGCCATCGAGGAAGGATTGAACGTAAAGCTGGTTTTAATACCCGATAAGGAAGACCCGGACAGCTATGTGCAGAAAATAGGTGCAGATGCTTTCCGTGAGTTTATAGCCAGCAACAAGCAGGATTTCGTGCTATTCAAGCTGCAGATCTCTATGCAGGATGCAGGCAATGACAGCAACCGCAAATCACAGCTGGTAAACGAGATTGCGGAGACCATCTCCAAGATCGACAAAACGGAAGACTTCACCCGTCAGCAGGACTACATCCGCCAGTGTAGCCAGGTGTTGAAGATCGACGAACAGGGCCTCATCAACCTGGTCAATAAGTTCATCCGTGAGCGTTTCCAGAAAAAAGAGCAGCAGCACGCCAGGGACAATGGCCCCTCGGCGCCACCGATGGACGACGAGCTCTCTCCTGAGGCCATTGCTGCCATGGAGGCGATGGAAAACGGCGGAGAACCGGCTGTTAACTTCTTCAACCCGGATGAAAAACAGGAAAGGGAACTGGTGAAAATACTCCTGCGCTTTGGCGATAAACCTTTCAGTGAGGAAGATAAAAGCTCTGTGGCTGACTATATCTTCCACCTGCCCTACGACTTCGAATCGCTGGCAGACAATGAACTGGTGAAACGGATATTGCGGGAGTACAAAGAGATGTATGACCAGGACAACCTACCCGATAAAAAATGGTTCCTGTATCATAATGACCAGGATATTGCCGGCATGGTAGTGGGTATCATGGAAGATAAAGAAGCCGAACTAAGCGCTGCCTGGAAAGAAAAATTTGAAATAGATACGGTATATGGCGATAATGCATACCTCCGGGATACGATCTCAACGACCAACTATCTCATCCTGAGGAAGATCCGTAAAATGATCGTGGAAAACCAGCAGGAAATGGAACGCTCTACCGTATTTGAAGAGCAGATCAAGTGTATTGAGATGCATAAGCACCTGAAGCAGCTGGAGGCAGAGCTGACCCAGGGAATCGGGACAGTTATTTTCAGGTAG
- a CDS encoding FecR family protein — protein MEQFDQSLLHKYQLNQCTPEEYERVLEWFATPAGREYLDTVMTRDLDMAKPDIMMSPSQSAELYQRILDTTGQVQPRFRRPRWFTGLKAAAVLSGTLLLAYGGWKVYDHHRNAVIRTAYGEIRRVVLPDQSEVTLNGNSTLRYVNNWGRSSNREVWVEGEAFFAVKPSTVPRSFIVHTASKMNVEVLGTSFNLVDRHGRMQVVLNSGKVRLHSNNTPEETIIMQPGDLVEYKEQVRTKVKNHTDAQRYSSWKRNSLQFENASFAELAQQLEDTYGVTVEIRDTSLLHQEFTGTVPSQQMDMLLDGLSQLFHLKVSHVNNIVIIERKRN, from the coding sequence ATGGAGCAATTCGACCAAAGTCTGCTGCATAAATACCAGCTTAACCAATGTACTCCGGAAGAATATGAAAGGGTACTTGAATGGTTTGCCACTCCTGCGGGAAGGGAATACCTGGATACTGTCATGACGCGGGACCTTGATATGGCCAAGCCGGATATCATGATGTCGCCTTCTCAGTCAGCGGAGCTCTACCAGCGTATCCTCGATACCACTGGTCAGGTGCAGCCACGTTTTCGCCGGCCCCGTTGGTTTACAGGTCTCAAAGCAGCCGCTGTGTTGTCGGGCACCTTATTGCTTGCTTATGGCGGCTGGAAAGTTTACGATCATCACCGCAATGCCGTTATCAGGACAGCTTATGGAGAAATACGCAGGGTGGTACTGCCGGATCAGTCGGAGGTGACCCTCAATGGTAACAGTACACTACGTTATGTCAACAACTGGGGGCGTTCCTCAAACCGTGAGGTATGGGTGGAAGGAGAAGCCTTCTTTGCTGTTAAGCCCTCCACAGTGCCTCGTTCATTCATTGTACACACAGCCAGTAAAATGAATGTGGAAGTGCTGGGTACCAGCTTTAACCTGGTGGACCGCCACGGGCGTATGCAGGTAGTGCTGAACAGCGGAAAGGTACGCCTGCACAGCAATAACACGCCAGAGGAAACCATCATCATGCAACCGGGCGACCTGGTGGAGTACAAAGAACAGGTACGTACGAAGGTCAAGAATCACACAGATGCACAGCGTTATTCTTCCTGGAAAAGAAACAGCCTGCAGTTTGAAAATGCCAGCTTCGCCGAGCTGGCGCAGCAACTGGAAGATACTTACGGCGTGACCGTAGAGATCAGGGACACTTCATTATTACACCAGGAATTTACGGGTACAGTGCCCAGCCAGCAAATGGATATGCTGCTGGATGGACTCTCACAGCTCTTTCACCTGAAGGTAAGCCATGTTAACAATATCGTTATAATCGAGAGAAAGCGTAATTAA
- a CDS encoding RagB/SusD family nutrient uptake outer membrane protein, translated as MKKLAIIFTLAGFVSMTACKKYLDEQPQNAVSRENYWTTEADAINAVNNCYRRLGDVDNRIFLSCATDDSYSWSDWPSDVRLVGNGSASIGTGMFANFWSNFYKMIASCNDVLDNIDRDKALSDSLNKRLKGEARFIRAFAYQQLIGLYGDVPLRTTIPPVSDFAAKRTPRAEVAQFLVAELDTIAKYLPVTYDANNVGRATKGAALALKARVLLYEGRYTEAAAAAKEVMDLNTYLIDNNYVSLFNGTNKNSQEIIFSARYVKNTLPNAMATWVGGPSLGGWSQVVPLQSLVDAYECTDGKTIDKSALYDAAHPYDNRDPRLKMTVVVPGVEVNGITIDVSNTKSLDALSKNNASLTGFYYKKYVPADIQGNWDGNSYNDVVLLRYAEVLLTYAEAKIEANQIDASVYDAINRVRQRPGVMMPVLTAADYPGQAALRDAVRRERHVEFPMEDNRLFDIRRWKIAETVMSGAVYGILNNFDQTRQDYGKHVLVEQRSFNAGRDYLWPVPQSETALNPNALPNNSGW; from the coding sequence ATGAAGAAACTAGCAATTATATTCACCCTGGCCGGATTTGTATCAATGACGGCCTGTAAAAAATACCTGGATGAACAGCCGCAGAATGCTGTGAGCCGGGAAAATTACTGGACTACCGAAGCGGACGCCATCAATGCCGTAAACAACTGTTACCGCCGCCTGGGCGATGTGGACAACCGCATATTCCTGAGCTGCGCAACGGACGACAGTTACTCCTGGAGCGACTGGCCAAGCGATGTAAGGCTTGTTGGTAACGGAAGTGCGTCTATCGGCACCGGCATGTTTGCCAACTTCTGGAGCAATTTTTATAAGATGATCGCTTCCTGTAATGACGTGCTGGATAACATTGACCGTGACAAGGCATTGTCAGATTCCCTCAATAAACGCCTGAAAGGGGAAGCCCGTTTTATCAGGGCATTTGCCTATCAGCAGCTGATAGGATTGTATGGCGATGTGCCGCTGAGAACAACTATTCCGCCGGTAAGCGACTTTGCTGCAAAGCGTACGCCCCGTGCAGAAGTAGCACAGTTCCTGGTAGCAGAGCTGGATACTATCGCGAAATATCTTCCTGTTACCTACGATGCCAACAATGTTGGCCGTGCTACAAAGGGAGCTGCGCTGGCCTTAAAGGCGCGTGTACTGCTGTATGAGGGCCGCTATACAGAGGCAGCAGCTGCGGCTAAGGAAGTGATGGACCTGAATACATACCTGATCGACAACAACTATGTAAGCCTGTTCAACGGTACGAACAAGAACAGCCAGGAGATCATATTCTCTGCCCGTTATGTAAAGAATACATTGCCAAACGCGATGGCTACCTGGGTAGGCGGACCTTCTCTCGGCGGCTGGTCGCAGGTGGTGCCATTACAATCACTTGTGGATGCCTATGAGTGTACAGATGGGAAGACGATAGATAAGTCAGCGCTTTATGATGCAGCACATCCTTATGATAACCGCGATCCCCGTCTGAAAATGACGGTAGTGGTGCCTGGAGTGGAGGTGAACGGCATTACCATTGATGTGAGCAATACAAAGAGCCTGGACGCATTAAGCAAGAACAATGCATCGCTGACGGGTTTCTATTATAAAAAATATGTACCTGCCGATATCCAGGGGAACTGGGACGGCAACTCTTACAATGACGTGGTGCTGTTAAGATATGCAGAAGTACTGCTGACCTATGCCGAAGCTAAAATTGAAGCTAACCAGATCGATGCTTCCGTATACGATGCCATTAACCGGGTAAGGCAAAGGCCGGGCGTAATGATGCCCGTGCTGACAGCCGCCGATTATCCAGGTCAGGCAGCATTGCGCGATGCGGTACGCCGTGAAAGACATGTGGAGTTCCCGATGGAAGATAACCGCCTGTTTGATATTCGTCGCTGGAAGATTGCTGAAACCGTGATGTCGGGTGCTGTATACGGCATCCTGAACAACTTTGATCAGACAAGACAGGACTATGGTAAACATGTACTGGTAGAGCAGCGTAGTTTCAATGCAGGTCGTGATTATCTCTG
- a CDS encoding RNA polymerase sigma factor, protein MHIVNNDQQLAARLRNGDHNAFEELYAAYHQHLYSTASKYLKSSTAAEDAVHEVFVKVWLHREELDPSQGVRNFLFKCLKFHVLNLIRDHKRSLSKQYELICNAGNEHSDAESTVIFNDYRKVVDRAVNNLSAQKKKIFRLRSYEGLSNEEVARQLGLSINTVKFQYAQASKALKHALKIMMSALLGAALFIVIFF, encoded by the coding sequence ATGCATATTGTCAATAATGATCAACAGCTGGCTGCACGCCTGCGCAACGGTGACCACAACGCTTTTGAAGAATTATATGCTGCCTATCATCAACATCTGTATAGCACGGCTAGTAAATATCTGAAGAGCAGCACTGCGGCGGAGGATGCTGTACACGAAGTATTCGTGAAGGTATGGTTGCACCGGGAAGAACTGGACCCCTCGCAGGGAGTACGCAATTTCCTCTTTAAATGCCTCAAGTTCCATGTACTGAACCTCATCCGCGATCATAAACGCAGCCTGTCCAAACAATATGAACTGATCTGCAACGCCGGCAACGAACATAGTGACGCCGAATCTACCGTTATATTTAATGATTACCGCAAGGTGGTAGACCGCGCCGTCAACAATCTCTCCGCCCAAAAGAAAAAGATCTTCCGCCTGCGCTCCTACGAAGGACTTAGCAATGAAGAAGTAGCCCGGCAACTGGGATTGTCCATCAATACTGTCAAATTTCAGTATGCCCAGGCCAGTAAAGCATTGAAGCACGCATTAAAAATTATGATGAGCGCATTGCTGGGGGCCGCACTTTTCATTGTTATCTTTTTTTAA
- a CDS encoding SusC/RagA family TonB-linked outer membrane protein, translating to MNKFISAFMAAMGMACYCNMPADAQDLAALGKPVSPFERSQTKSLKNVLDGLEVKYNVHFMYKSNLAKLQLSRVENNRTSSLEEELKGITTPNKLRYKKMGEGFYIIFQQDDEPADTPAPAGSRENTSSQVQPVMSTTLLAAPAAIPVKGVVTDDNGQPLPGVTVLVKGTANGTSTGVDGSWSLQVPNENAVLEFSFIGYTKQEVALAGRTTVTVKLTQDVTAISEVVVVAYGTQKKVNVTGAISAIDGKDVSWKPVGQVSAALQGMAPGVTVTTGSGQPGADQGTIRIRGVGTLNSTDPLVLVDGVQMNMNDVDMNDIASYSVLKDAASSAIYGVRAANGVILITTKRGASGKAKVSYSNYFAWQRPARLAKYVGAKDFMKLVNQTATNSGANPTYTDAQIAAYDDPNRNKDLYPDNYWLDDVLTGSGFQQEHSLGISGGTEDIKYRFSTNYFDQKGLISNMDFNRLTVRLNTDINVTKKLTFSADIAARLGDRQEPQGASGSAWYQFGQAAVVNPLSVNKYSDGTWALVRGGQNPIRLQEEGGLYQYKSNLFTGNFKATYNLVKGLKLTGLTSVNYRSDYNSMHEKALTYFTDFPTNEKTLTLGQNTIRKAYQGYWFRNYQGLAEYTHSFGKHNFTLLAGASRLSETTDDLSGYRVNLPNGTIEQIDAGAATGQIATGNGVAYSLVSFFGRLNYSYNDKYLFEANLRRDGSSRFSDGQKWGMFPSFSAGWRISSEEFMHDLTFINNLKLRGSWGELGNDVILDRDKQSTNYPYQSVYYYNSYPFGGVLNPTAGIQIYPNSGLTWETTVMTDIGVDATLFRNLDFTFDYYKKNTKDILLFLPINPSVGLDPSAQNAGKVQNTGWEVSLNYRGKIGEVDYHVGGNLSDVRNKIVDIKNTDAISRDNNFIYTGLITGQPIGGFYGYQVEGIFQNAAQVAAHATQPFPTTGPGDLIYKDQNNDKQVKEGAVSKGGDMVYLGSNIPRYTYGFNLGADYKHFDLSAFFQGVGKVSIHTLPIERAPTSNDGNFREEHLNSWTTTNTGAAFPRLVNTTQNYQSSSYWVKSGAYLRLKSVQLGYTLPDHIMKRAGFDRCRIYVSGQNLLTFSSLPKDIDPEAPNDSRYYPQVRTINFGLNVQF from the coding sequence ATGAACAAGTTCATTAGTGCCTTTATGGCTGCTATGGGCATGGCATGTTATTGCAATATGCCGGCAGATGCGCAGGACCTGGCAGCGCTGGGTAAACCTGTCAGCCCCTTCGAAAGATCACAGACTAAGTCATTGAAAAATGTGCTGGATGGGCTTGAAGTAAAATACAATGTACACTTCATGTACAAGAGCAATCTCGCAAAATTGCAATTGTCGCGTGTTGAAAACAACAGAACTTCCTCCCTGGAAGAAGAACTGAAGGGTATCACTACGCCTAATAAACTCCGCTATAAAAAGATGGGAGAGGGATTCTACATTATCTTCCAGCAGGATGATGAACCTGCTGATACACCTGCCCCTGCGGGTTCCCGGGAAAACACCTCTTCCCAGGTACAGCCGGTGATGAGCACTACTCTGCTTGCTGCTCCTGCGGCCATTCCTGTAAAAGGCGTGGTGACCGACGATAATGGTCAGCCGCTGCCAGGCGTAACTGTGCTGGTGAAAGGTACTGCCAACGGCACTTCTACCGGTGTTGACGGCTCCTGGTCGTTGCAGGTGCCCAATGAAAATGCGGTGCTGGAATTTTCCTTTATTGGTTATACCAAACAGGAAGTAGCACTGGCTGGTCGTACTACCGTTACCGTGAAACTGACGCAGGATGTTACCGCTATATCCGAAGTGGTGGTAGTAGCCTATGGTACGCAGAAGAAAGTAAACGTTACCGGTGCTATCAGCGCCATAGATGGTAAAGATGTAAGCTGGAAACCAGTAGGCCAGGTATCTGCCGCCCTGCAGGGGATGGCCCCCGGTGTAACAGTGACCACCGGTAGCGGACAGCCGGGCGCTGACCAGGGTACTATCCGCATCCGCGGTGTTGGTACATTGAACAGTACAGATCCGCTGGTGTTGGTAGATGGTGTGCAGATGAATATGAACGATGTGGACATGAACGATATCGCCTCCTACTCTGTACTGAAAGATGCGGCATCTTCAGCTATATATGGTGTAAGGGCTGCCAATGGCGTGATCCTGATCACTACCAAAAGAGGCGCCTCAGGTAAAGCCAAAGTGAGCTACTCGAACTATTTTGCATGGCAGCGTCCTGCACGCCTGGCAAAATATGTAGGCGCAAAAGACTTCATGAAACTGGTGAACCAGACCGCGACGAATTCCGGTGCGAACCCTACCTATACCGATGCGCAAATTGCTGCCTATGATGACCCTAACCGTAATAAAGATCTGTATCCGGACAACTACTGGCTGGATGATGTATTGACCGGCAGCGGATTTCAACAGGAACATAGCCTGGGCATATCGGGTGGGACAGAAGATATTAAATACCGATTCTCCACTAACTACTTCGATCAGAAAGGCCTGATCTCCAACATGGATTTCAACCGTCTCACTGTTCGTCTGAATACTGATATCAACGTTACAAAGAAACTGACCTTCAGCGCTGATATTGCCGCCCGGCTGGGCGACAGGCAGGAGCCACAGGGCGCTTCCGGATCGGCATGGTACCAGTTCGGACAGGCAGCCGTAGTGAACCCGCTTTCTGTAAATAAATATTCAGATGGCACCTGGGCACTGGTGAGAGGTGGTCAGAACCCTATCCGCCTCCAGGAAGAAGGAGGTCTTTACCAGTACAAAAGCAATCTCTTTACAGGCAACTTCAAGGCCACCTACAACCTGGTGAAAGGCCTGAAACTGACGGGCCTCACTTCTGTTAACTACAGGTCCGACTACAACAGCATGCATGAAAAGGCGCTGACATACTTTACTGATTTCCCCACCAATGAAAAGACGTTGACACTGGGGCAGAACACGATCAGGAAGGCTTACCAGGGTTACTGGTTCAGGAACTACCAGGGACTGGCAGAATATACACATAGCTTCGGTAAGCACAATTTCACGCTGCTGGCGGGTGCTTCCCGTTTGTCTGAAACCACCGATGACCTGAGCGGTTACAGGGTGAACCTGCCGAATGGTACGATTGAACAGATCGACGCCGGTGCTGCCACCGGGCAGATCGCTACCGGTAATGGCGTTGCCTATTCACTGGTATCTTTCTTCGGAAGACTGAACTATTCCTACAACGATAAATATCTCTTTGAAGCGAATCTCCGCCGCGACGGTTCCTCCCGTTTCTCCGATGGCCAGAAATGGGGCATGTTCCCCTCTTTCTCTGCCGGCTGGCGTATCTCTTCAGAGGAATTCATGCATGACCTGACCTTCATCAACAACCTGAAATTACGTGGCTCATGGGGTGAGCTGGGGAATGACGTTATCCTCGACAGGGATAAACAATCTACTAACTATCCTTACCAGTCAGTATACTATTACAACAGTTATCCTTTTGGTGGCGTGCTGAATCCTACTGCAGGTATCCAGATCTATCCCAACTCAGGCCTGACATGGGAAACAACCGTCATGACCGACATAGGTGTGGATGCGACATTGTTCAGGAACCTGGATTTCACTTTTGATTACTATAAGAAGAACACAAAGGATATCCTGCTGTTCCTGCCTATCAATCCTTCCGTAGGCCTGGACCCCTCTGCACAGAACGCAGGTAAGGTACAGAACACAGGATGGGAAGTATCACTGAACTATCGTGGTAAGATCGGCGAGGTGGATTATCATGTAGGTGGTAACCTTTCTGATGTGCGCAACAAGATCGTTGACATTAAGAATACGGATGCGATCTCAAGGGATAATAACTTCATTTATACCGGCCTTATTACAGGACAGCCTATCGGGGGTTTCTATGGCTACCAGGTAGAAGGCATCTTCCAGAATGCCGCACAGGTAGCGGCACATGCTACACAGCCATTCCCCACTACCGGCCCTGGTGACCTGATCTATAAAGATCAGAACAATGACAAGCAGGTAAAAGAAGGCGCAGTGAGTAAAGGCGGCGATATGGTATACCTGGGCAGTAACATCCCACGCTATACGTATGGCTTCAACCTCGGTGCTGATTACAAACACTTCGACCTGTCTGCCTTTTTCCAGGGAGTAGGTAAAGTATCTATTCATACACTGCCGATAGAAAGGGCGCCGACGTCCAACGACGGTAACTTCAGGGAAGAACACCTGAACAGCTGGACAACGACCAATACAGGTGCTGCTTTCCCAAGACTGGTGAACACTACGCAGAACTATCAGTCTTCTTCTTACTGGGTGAAGAGCGGCGCTTACCTGCGACTGAAAAGTGTGCAGCTGGGTTATACATTGCCGGATCATATCATGAAACGGGCCGGCTTTGACAGATGCCGTATTTATGTAAGCGGACAAAACCTCCTGACCTTCTCTTCCCTGCCGAAAGACATTGATCCGGAAGCGCCAAACGATAGCAGGTATTACCCACAGGTGAGAACGATCAACTTTGGATTAAACGTGCAATTTTAA